From Pseudoalteromonas piratica:
ATGTAATCATCAACAAGGGAAATTAAGTCCAAGGGAGATTGGAACTTGAAACCACTTTACGCTTTTTAAACTTAACACAAACTTAATTAACTGACTTATTTAACGCTTGCGCTAAACTTTTACCATCGCTATCCACTGGTGAGAGCAGCTTTAATCCCATCACTTTTGCAATCGTTGGGTAAACATCCAAATTTGGAATTTCACCCAGTGTTATATTCTGCTTAAATGCAGGGCCCTTAGCGATAAATAACGCGCCCATTTCTTGGGTATACGCATAACCATGAGTACCTAAGTATTTAGATTCACCCTCAAAAGAGAAGGTTTTCGGCGCAACTGTTTCAATTATAATATCAGCATCACGAGGACCAAATTTAATGCCTCGCTCAGCTAACGTTGCTTTATCCAATACTGTGTATCGCCCTTTCGCTTGTTCAGCTAAATGCTTTTCAATATCTGAAATAGCAACCTTGGATTTTGGCTTTTTATAAAGCTGCACACGGGTATACGAGTTTTTAATTACAAAATCGCTTTCTGAAATACCCAGCTGGTTAATCTCGATTGTTTGTTTTGGATCCACTTCAGACATACCGTGGTCTGACACCAGTACTAAGTTGATATTAAGATCGTCAAACTGTGCTAAGCGCTTATCAAGTTGGGCTATTAACGCATCCACTTGTTGCACAGCATCAAACGTTTGCTTAGCATTAGGTCCGTGATCATGCCCCATAGAATCAACAATCGAGAAATAACTCGCAATAAATCGTGGTCTTTGCGCTTCTGGTAAACTCAACCACTCAACAATTTGGTCGATCCGACGTTGATAATCGCTATGTTGTGAATAGTGATAAAAATAACTTGGTGTGCGGCCATTAAAGCGCGCATCTGACTCAGGCCAAAAATAGGTTGCAGCTTTCACGCCTTGCATCTCAGCTAAATTCCATAGCGGCATACCATTTAACCAAGTACTATCTTTACCCCCTTTGCCCATGCTGTAACATTCATTGCGGTTTTTATCGCAAAAGCGATTATCAATAATGCCATGATTTGCAGGCTGTAAACCGGTAATAATCGAAATATGATTAGGAAATGTTTTAGTGGGATAAACCGGCATCATGCGCTCAGCTCGCACGCCTGCTTTGGCTATTTTTGCTAAATTTTTTGCCTGATGCTTTTCAATATAGTCCCAGCGAAAGCCATCCAGAGAAATTAAAACTACGGTTTGCTCTTTAGCAAACGCGACTGTATTAAAGGCATTAATTAGCACAAGAAATAAGATAGCTATTTTTTTCATCTGCTTCACTCAATTTAAGATTTGCCACATCTAACCCCCTTGCATCAAAAATGTCTAGGGTATATGTCCGAACAATTAAAATATCCTATTTTAGAAACAATCAATTGGATTAAAGAGTGATCTTAATAAGCTAACAGTGCGTAATGTCGGCAATTTTATAAAAAGATTTGGTACAATCTTTTTAATTTAGCAACTTAAGTAAGGGTTAACGTGTCTCGATTCACCGCCGTCACAGAAGAACCGCATAAACGATTTCATAAAAAAACAGCTGTGTTATTAACTAACTTAGGTAGCCCTGATGCCCCAACGGCAAAAGCACTAAGAACCTATTTAGCTGAATTTCTATCGGATCCACGTATTGTCGAAATCCCACGTGTACTTTGGAAAATCATTTTACACGGCATCATTTTGCGTATTCGTCCAAAGCGTTCTGCGAAACTCTATGCAGGAATTTGGACAGAGCAAGGTTCACCACTACTGGTTTACAGTAAAAAGCAGCAAGCCAAGCTGGCAAGCTTACTGGCTGAAAAAGGACTGGATCACGCTGAAGTATTTTTAGCAATGCGTTACGGCAACCCTTCGATGAAGTCAGTACTCGAAGACATTCGTGAAAAAGGTTACCAAAAAATTGTGGTGCTCCCGCTATACCCGCAATACAGTGGCTCAACAACGGGTTCAACCTTTGACGCAATTAGTCGCGAACTGATTAATTGGCGCTGGGTGCCAGAACTACATTTTATCAATGGCTATCAAGATAATCCGCATTATATAGATGCGCTTGCTACAAGCATTAAAGAAGACCTAGATAAGCATGGCATGCCTGAAAAATTAGTGCTTAGCTACCATGGCACGCCTAAGTTCTTCCTAGAAAAAGGTGATCCTTATTATTGTTTTTGCCAAATGACTACGCGTTTGGTGGTTGAAAAGCTTGGCCTTAATAAAAACGACGTAATCACCACCTTTCAAAGCCGTTTTGGTAAAGCGGAATGGTTAAAGCCTTACACCGATGAAACCCTTGAAAAGCTTGCTAAAGAAGATGGCATCAAAAACATTGCTATTGCCAGCCCTGCATTTAGCTCTGATTGTTTAGAAACACTTGAAGAGTTAGAGGAAGAAAACCGCGAAGTATTCGAACATGCCGGTGGTGAGCATTATCGCTATATCCCCGCATTAAATGACCGCGATGACCATATTGAAGCGTTTTATCAAATAATAAAGCAGTATTTATAATTAACCGCTTTCAAAAACAAAAAAACCCAGCATTTGCTGGGTTTTTCGTTTAATACAGTTCGATTAGAACTTGTATTCCATACCGATTGCAAGGTAATCGTTATCTGTTGTTTCGTCTTTCTCTTGCATTGTGTAGAAAGCGAATAATTTAGCATTTTTGTTAAGTTTGTAATCAACACCAACTGATGTTGCAACTTTGTCGTCTTTATCTGCGTCATACTCAAGTACTTGGTATTGCGCTTTTAACGTGTAATCGTTAATTTTGTATGCTGCGTTTACTAAGAAACCGTCTGCTGACTCAGAACCGTCAACCTTCTCTTGTGTTTGATACATAGCACCAAGTTTTACACCTGCTACTTTGCCCTGGATTGAACCACGAACAACATCATAGCCTTTTACTTCACTATCCATTGCTACAGAAGCATAAAATGCAGATTTTTTAAGGCCTTTATCGCCATACGTTACTGCCGCTGAATAACCATTGTCAGCGTCAGCTGCGTCTTCAGCAATTAATGAACCAATAACTTGGAAGCCGTTAAACTTAGGTGTTTTGTAGGTGATTGAGTCACCCATACGATTTTCACCTTTGAAAACGTTTTTAATATCGCCTTCAAGGTCATTAAATTGGTCAAGTTTACCTTGTGACTGTTTTAATGCTGTATCGTTACGACCGATCAGTACTTCACCAAAACCGCCTTGTAAACCAACATATTGGTTACGTGATTTTAGATGGTCATCACTGCTATTTGCTGCATCAGACATATCAACTTGCCACTCAAGCTTATAAACAACTTTTAAGCCTGACTCTTCACTTAGTGTCTCACTACCTTTTACACCGAAACGCGATGCGTTACTTTTAATTTCAGTGAATGAACCTTCGCCTTCATCACTGTTTTGAACTGTAACATTCGCTTTACCATAAACATTCACATCTGCGATTGCAGGTGCCGAAAGTGCAGCTAATAAAGATAAAGCAAGGGGAGCCTTAACATTTTTCATGTGAAAACCTCTAAAGAGAAAATTAAATTTGTAATCAATTTGAACGAGGCGAAGTGTGTCACCACAAAGTGACAGAAATATTACACCTGACATTTTTTTTTAATTTTTCTGAATTATTTTTGTAATTAATGCCGTTTTTACTGAATTGAGAAGGTATTTCCGCATTAAAAAAAGTGACATTTATCTGCAACACTCTTGTCAGCAAGCAATAAATTCACAAAATATCTTCACAGAGTTAGCTATTGCCTCTAAACTGAAACTATAATTAAAAATAAACATATCGATCAAAGTGCTACCCAAACTACTGTTAATTGAAGATAACCCTTCTATCTCAAAAATTCAGCGCCACGTTGCCTTACGCATTGGCTATCATGTTGATGTCGCCGACAGCCTTGCCGCAGCAATCGATCTTATTGAAGTAAATGACTATTTTTGTGCAGTAGTTGATTATGTATTGCCAGATGCCCCAGGTGGTGAAGCCATCCCCCTGACTATTGGCGCATCAATACCCACCATTGTTATGACTGGCAAGCTGGATGATAAAACCCGCGATACGGTTATGCGCTACCCAGTAGTGGATTACATTACCAAAGAAAGTCGTCAGGCTTACCTTTACTTAGAAACACAACTCAAACGCTTACCGCGAAATGAAGATGTCCGTGTTTTAATTGTTGATGATTCTAAAAACACTCGTAACTATATTAAAAACCTGCTGCTGAGGCATAAATACCTAATTGCTCAAGCCAGTGATGGCGAAATGGCATTAGAACAATTAGAAAAGTTCGATGATATTAAAGTCATCATTACCGATAATGAAATGCCCAATATGAACGGCACAGCATTAACGAGTAAAATTCGCGAAAAATTTAACTCTGAAGACAAAGTCATTATTGGTATATCTGGTACTGATGATAATCGTGTGTCAGCTAAC
This genomic window contains:
- a CDS encoding alkaline phosphatase family protein, which produces MKKIAILFLVLINAFNTVAFAKEQTVVLISLDGFRWDYIEKHQAKNLAKIAKAGVRAERMMPVYPTKTFPNHISIITGLQPANHGIIDNRFCDKNRNECYSMGKGGKDSTWLNGMPLWNLAEMQGVKAATYFWPESDARFNGRTPSYFYHYSQHSDYQRRIDQIVEWLSLPEAQRPRFIASYFSIVDSMGHDHGPNAKQTFDAVQQVDALIAQLDKRLAQFDDLNINLVLVSDHGMSEVDPKQTIEINQLGISESDFVIKNSYTRVQLYKKPKSKVAISDIEKHLAEQAKGRYTVLDKATLAERGIKFGPRDADIIIETVAPKTFSFEGESKYLGTHGYAYTQEMGALFIAKGPAFKQNITLGEIPNLDVYPTIAKVMGLKLLSPVDSDGKSLAQALNKSVN
- the hemH gene encoding ferrochelatase; amino-acid sequence: MSRFTAVTEEPHKRFHKKTAVLLTNLGSPDAPTAKALRTYLAEFLSDPRIVEIPRVLWKIILHGIILRIRPKRSAKLYAGIWTEQGSPLLVYSKKQQAKLASLLAEKGLDHAEVFLAMRYGNPSMKSVLEDIREKGYQKIVVLPLYPQYSGSTTGSTFDAISRELINWRWVPELHFINGYQDNPHYIDALATSIKEDLDKHGMPEKLVLSYHGTPKFFLEKGDPYYCFCQMTTRLVVEKLGLNKNDVITTFQSRFGKAEWLKPYTDETLEKLAKEDGIKNIAIASPAFSSDCLETLEELEEENREVFEHAGGEHYRYIPALNDRDDHIEAFYQIIKQYL
- a CDS encoding porin, which translates into the protein MKNVKAPLALSLLAALSAPAIADVNVYGKANVTVQNSDEGEGSFTEIKSNASRFGVKGSETLSEESGLKVVYKLEWQVDMSDAANSSDDHLKSRNQYVGLQGGFGEVLIGRNDTALKQSQGKLDQFNDLEGDIKNVFKGENRMGDSITYKTPKFNGFQVIGSLIAEDAADADNGYSAAVTYGDKGLKKSAFYASVAMDSEVKGYDVVRGSIQGKVAGVKLGAMYQTQEKVDGSESADGFLVNAAYKINDYTLKAQYQVLEYDADKDDKVATSVGVDYKLNKNAKLFAFYTMQEKDETTDNDYLAIGMEYKF
- a CDS encoding GGDEF domain-containing response regulator is translated as MLPKLLLIEDNPSISKIQRHVALRIGYHVDVADSLAAAIDLIEVNDYFCAVVDYVLPDAPGGEAIPLTIGASIPTIVMTGKLDDKTRDTVMRYPVVDYITKESRQAYLYLETQLKRLPRNEDVRVLIVDDSKNTRNYIKNLLLRHKYLIAQASDGEMALEQLEKFDDIKVIITDNEMPNMNGTALTSKIREKFNSEDKVIIGISGTDDNRVSANFLKNGADDYLRKPFYPEEFYCRVSQNLDMQENIATIRRQANSDYLTGLPNRRYFFEQASNLLKRQKFAHQVAMLDIDHFKAVNDNYGHDAGDLVLKEVSRLFDTMFGKEHLIARLGGEEFAVLFKDEQHENNQRLLDQFRDTVSQLEINHQQETLKVTISIGAIVQDTQNIDELLKPADIYLYQAKEQGRNRLIIGS